The following are encoded together in the Bradysia coprophila strain Holo2 unplaced genomic scaffold, BU_Bcop_v1 contig_94, whole genome shotgun sequence genome:
- the LOC119085359 gene encoding putative helicase mov-10-B.2 has translation MLKSEHIGTLIRTKYRRYQAEKNGCYLCWKNFPNVDSLRAHLCLHLHSVVVKNCNASWKSLGNDDSSLKCDIELIASRLIFHIKNNTAEDLTVQFIGVFNDIMQFGKLNPGAFPLVIKQGETDHLTSPIYGLGGYNHFVIVYDDVQKHCERIQNYSVELNIDNMRMTVDEQFNEEYVDPKLVYTEPPPDSQGVADPSIGIIQAKRMPDILKIMPLPWYEPTPDVKELCILSFQAPSPRVHPIIPHNRAYNLINEYRGLNRFNYFEMLSLSVQIEDVTARLAIENNAKHNRELVRRGNGEFAVKLSVDEGRPLFLTKGDNVWVSHEDKADVRIRGYVKKVMSNEIILKLRNGALVEPSPRYSIHFEVNRLTFQMERKALDEAYDLNVVDYLFPSEDRIERKELKLPQLQFFDPKIKSDVNQIAAVKHIVAGTAYPYPYLLIGFPGTGKTKVIVESVCQLFTYPQNRILICSSCNTVCDEISIKLISFLKNASQYQTPVTQKYNILRLYATSVRRSCSDNQLQDNSNFDDKSIPCLDEIYKYRIVVCTLTVAGRLAQGHISKNHFTHLFIDECESATESYTLVPIVGICSSYNSINANIVLTGDPLQLGPIMRSNISKRTELNQSMFLRLYNSETYQKNSRTREYNQRFISKLKNNYRSHPMLVAVPNQLFYNHEIRSSANPAHYKWYSEMDFLPKRGVPILFEHIEGYPERMVDCVSWYNQMEIESVMYYVQRLLESQPRRIKETDIGIISPYKRQCVNIAEKLEAERLTGIEVGSVEQFQGKEKPIIIISTVRKGNMGFVLERERINVMITRAMGLLIIIGHKETLMRNADWRRVIDYAAQSCEGEMLLGEDEEADNVGDYRC, from the exons ATGCTTAAATCTGAGCATATTGGTACGCTGATCCGAACAAAATATCGTCGTTATCaagcagaaaaaaatggaTGCTACTtatgttggaaaaattttccaaatgtaGATTCGCTAAGAGCCCATCTTTGTTTACACTTGCACAGTGTAGTTGTAAAGAATTGTAATGCATCTTGGAAGTCTTTGGG AAACGACGATTCTTCACTGAAATGTGATATTGAATTAATTGCGTCGAGGctcatttttcacataaaaaacaaCACCGCCGAAGATCTAACGGTACAATTCATCGGCGTTTTTAACGATATTATGCAATTTGGAAAGCTAAATCCAGGCGCATTTCCGTTGGTTATAAAGCAAG GTGAAACGGACCATCTTACGTCACCCATATATGGTTTGGGTGGTTACAATCACTTCGTCATCGTTTATGATGATGTACAGAAGCACTGCGAACGGATCCAGAACTATTCCGTAGAG TTAAACATCGACAACATGCGCATGACCGTAGACGAGCAATTCAATGAAGAGTATGTGGATCCCAAACTAGTCTATACTGAACCACCACCGGATTCGCAGGGTGTGGCCGATCCATCAATTGGAATCATACAAGCAAAGCGTATGCCTGA tatattgaaaataatgcCGCTACCATGGTATGAACCGACCCCAGATGTAAAAGAGCTATGCATACTCTCGTTCCAAGCACCGTCACCGAGAGTTCATCCGATCATTCCGCACAATCGAGCATACAATTTAATCAA TGAATACAGGGGACTAAATCGCTTCAATTACTTTGAAATGCTGTCCTTAAGTGTACAAATCGAAGATGTCACAGCCCGGCTCGCAATAGAAAACAATGCCAAACACAATCGAGAGTTGGTCAGACGGGGGAATGGAGAGTTTGCTGTGAAA CTCAGCGTCGATGAAGGTCGTCCTCTTTTCCTCACAAAAGGCGACAATGTGTGGGTGAGCCACGAAGACAAGGCTGACGTACGCATTCGTGGATATGTGAAGAAAGTGATGTCGAATGAGATTATACTGAAGCTACGCAATGGAGCGCTCGTCGAACCGTCACCACGTTATTCAATCCATTTCGAAGTGAATCGGTTAACATTCCAAATGGAACGCAAAGCATTGGATGAGGCGTATGACTTAAATGTCGTCGATTATCTCTTTCCATCCGAAGATCGAATCGAAAGGAAAGAGCTGAAACTGCCGCA ATTGCAGTTTTTCGATCCCAAAATCAAAAGTGACGTCAATCAAATAGCAGCAGTAAAGCACATCGTTGCTGGTACAGCCTATCCGTATCCGTACCTGTTAATTGGCTTCCCAG GAACCGGAAAGACGAAAGTGATTGTTGAGAGTGTCTGCCAATTGTTCACCTATCCgcaaaatcgaattttaatttgctCCAGCTGTAATACGGTGTGTGATGAAATATCCATCAAGTTGATATCATTCCTGAAGAACGCCAGCCAGTATCAAACTCCAGTGACACAGAAATACAACATCTTGCGGCT ATACGCCACATCCGTACGCCGTTCGTGCAGCGATAATCAACTGCAGGataattcaaatttcgatGACAAATCAATTCCATGCCTGGATGAAATCTACAAATATCGCATCGTTGTGTGCACGCTTACCGTTGCTGGCCGTTTGGCACAGGGTCACATCAGCAAAAATCATTTCACCCATCTGTTCATCGACGAATGCGAAAGTGCCACCGAATCGTACACATTGGTGCCGATTGTAGGCATCTGTAGTTCGTACAATTCAATAAATGCGAATATCGTTTTGACCGGCGATCCACTGCAACTCGGCCCGATTATGCGTTCGAACATATCGAAAAGGACGGAATTGA ATCAGTCGATGTTCTTAAGATTGTACAATAGTGAAACGTATCAGAAGAATAGCAGGACAAGAGAGTACAACCAACGTTTCATTTCAAAGCTGAAAAACAATTATCGTTCGCATCCGATGCTTGTTGCCGTACCGAATCAACTGTTCTACAACCACGAGATTCGTAGTTCGGCTAATCCAG cTCACTATAAATGGTACTCCGAAATGGACTTTTTACCGAAACGAGGAGTTCCGATTCTTTTTGAACATATCGAGGGATATCCGGAGAGGATGGTTGATTGTGTCAG CTGGTATAACCAAATGGAAATTGAAAGTGTTATGTATTACGTCCAGCGACTGCTAGAAAGCCAACCGAGAAGAATTAAAGAGACTGATATCGGAATCATATCGCCTTACAAGAGACAA tgTGTTAATATCGCAGAGAAGCTGGAAGCTGAACGACTAACCGGTATTGAAGTTGGATCGGTTGAACAATTTCAAGGAAAAGAGAAGCCCATCATCATTATATCAACGGTTCGGAAGGGAAATATGGGATTCGTACTGGAGCGTGAG CGCATCAACGTGATGATTACCAGAGCAATGGGACTGCTTATTATAATCGGGCACAAGGAAACGCTGATGAGAAATGCCGATTGGAGAAGGGTCATCGACTATGCAGCACAAAGTTGTGAGGGGGAAATGCTATTAGGCGAGGATGAAGAAGCCGATAATGTGGGAGATTATCGCTGTTAG
- the LOC119085358 gene encoding DNA polymerase kappa-like codes for MLKSIDEKVTDEVHEYHLPPVASTGPQINHGVGLKRMALNDTKAGMEGLDVQRINQIIEEASKGSKYYMHQQNQQDKLNVRIQHIQESFNNLTSEQIVNSTLVMDKMAKKMEFERVLGRTIVHVDMDAYYAAVEMRDDPTLSNVPMAVGGESMLSTSNYLARKFGVRAGMPGFIARKLCPQLVIVPTNFDKYGRISKEIHEVFRLYDPNFSSVSLDEAYLDITEYLENENGLRSDAEMVTEEEVTQEIRDKIFDKTKLTASAGIACNCLLAKICGDINKPNGQYYLPPTIEAIKEFVVKLPIRKVTGIGNVTEQLLNSLNIFNCGDLWEHRGVINLLFKPATVSFLLAVSLGIGNSWFSVSSDAVDQNQKSISSERTFSGSNTNIDPKLCHSLCGDLERELISKDLKALTVTLKIKTVDFQVKTRAVRLLTATNEADIIFETAWGIYKSLASECKDLAIRLLGVRLSNFEQSSGEETDDNNVSTSLQSTKQKKQGRIDHLLVKLNTKEVTEKKDVPRFECPICCTKFFVYNGLESHVEKCLTNTADTTSSPLETIDDGATNSSSLTKNKRKSPKSNNSNDKKRSKINPSNGHRKITDFTISGNSSDSFYKTTLPS; via the exons ATGCTAAAATCGATCGATGAGAAAGTGACCGATGAAGTCCACGAATATCACCTGCCGCCGGTAGCATCCACCGGCCCACAAATAAACCATGGTGTTGGACTAAAGAGAATGGCATTAAATGACACAAAAGCTGGCATGGAAGGTCTTGATGTTCAACGAATCAACCAAATCATCGAAGAAGCGTCCAAAGGAAGCAaatattacatgcaccagcagaATCAACAGGACAAACTAAATGTTCGCATACAGCACATCCAGGAATCGTTCAACAATTTGACCAGCGAACAAATTGTGAATTCAACGCTAGTG ATGGACAAAATGGCAAAGAAAATGGAATTCGAAAGAGTCTTAGGTCGGACTATTGTTCATGTGGACATGGATGCTTATTATGCGGCTGTTGAAATGAGAGACGATCCCACATTGAG CAATGTACCCATGGCAGTAGGTGGAGAATCTATGCTGTCTACATCAAATTACTTGGCAAGGAAATTCGGTGTACGAGCTGGAATGCCGGGATTCATTGCAAGAAAATTGTGTCCGCAGTTGGTTATTGTTCCAACCAATTTCGACAAATACGGGAGAATTAGCAAGGAGATTCACGAAGTCTTCCGACTGTACGATCCGAATTTCTCGTCGGTGTCGTTGGACGAGGCTTATTTGGACATCACAGAGTATTTGGAGAATGAAAACGGTTTGAGATCGGACGCGGAAATGGTCACGGAGGAGGAAGTTACTCAAGAAATACGCGACAAGATCTTCGATAAAACCAAACTAACTGCGAGTGCGG GAATTGCTTGCAATTGCTTACTGGCCAAAATATGCGGAGACATCAATAAACCGAACGGACAATACTATCTTCCTCCGACGATCGAAGCCATTAAAGAATTTGTCGTCAAATTGCCGATTAGAAAAGTTACCGGCATTGGTAACGTTACCGAGCAATTGCTGAACAGCCTCAACATATTCAATTGTGGAGACTTGTGGGAACATCGAGGCGTCATCAACCTTCTATTCAAACCGGCAACGGTTTCATTTCTGCTGGCTGTTTCATTGGGCATTGGAAATTCTTGGTTCAGTGTGTCATCCGATGCCgtcgatcaaaatcaaaagtcGATCAGTTCGGAACGGACTTTTTCCGGTTCGAACACAAACATTGACCCGAAACTGTGTCACAGTCTATGCGGCGACTTGGAAAGAGAGCTCATTTCAAAGGACCTTAAAGCACTGACTGTAACACTGAAGATAAAAACCGTCGATTTTCAAGTGAAGACCAGAGCAGTACGTCTACTAACCGCCACCAACGAAGCAGATATTATTTTCGAGACTGCCTGGGGTATTTACAAGTCGCTTGCTAGTGAATGCAAGGACCTGGCAATTAGATTGCTCGGAGTTCgactatcaaattttgaaCAGTCGTCGGGTGAGGAAACAGATGACAATAATGTGTCCACATCTTTACAATCAactaaacagaaaaaacagGGAAGAATCGATCATTTGCTGGTGAAGTTGAACACAAAGGAAGTTACGGAGAAGAAGGACGTACCGAGATTCGAATGTCCGATTTGttgcacaaaatttttcgtttacaaCGGATTAGAATCCCACGTTGAGAAATGCTTGACCAATACGGCTGACACGACATCATCGCCGTTAGAAACTATTGACGATGGTGCTACCAATTCCTCAAgtttaaccaaaaataaacGGAAAAGTCCCAAGAGTAACAATTCGAACGATAAAAAAAGATCGAAAATCAATCCTTCGAATGGACATCGTAAAATAACGGATTTTACAATCAGTGGGAACAGTTCGGACAGCTTTTATAAAACAACATTACCGAGTTGA
- the LOC119085361 gene encoding uncharacterized protein LOC119085361 has translation MDNTEDPLNEESKRNPNRPTSHRGKNFSAADDRNICIAWLAISNDPLKGRDQQGDAFWKEVQEHAKIKKRSWNAVRQRWGLISRCVMKFSECFKVVTNRAAEGKLVGSVYDETIDLYMTTTNAKKWPFSECFEILRKSPKFNHYHQMKANAANANHPILAPQSQSHSFADTDNYDTESNVGRVAFFGDFNSTSDPSIAYAENGNDLENGFEPNDYDDQTPYDSRQDLDRRRVEALEVLAKAAERKNELLAEYIGALNAATDAKYVTQSTQHLDPLSLQILELKKIKILTALRNANTKQ, from the coding sequence ATGGACAACACAGAGGATCCACTAAATGAAGAATCAAAACGCAACCCAAATCGTCCAACATCACATCGAGGCAAAAACTTTTCCGCTGCTGATGACCGAAACATTTGCATTGCTTGGCTGGCTATATCTAACGATCCGTTGAAGGGCAGAGACCAGCAAGGCGATGCCTTTTGGAAGGAAGTTCAAGAACatgccaaaataaaaaagcgaaGCTGGAATGCAGTCAGACAACGGTGGGGTCTAATCAGTAGATGTGTCATGAAATTCAGTGAATGCTTTAAGGTCGTAACTAATCGGGCTGCTGAAGGAAAACTGGTGGGTAGTGTCTATGACGAAACGATTGACCTGTACATGACCACAACAAATGCAAAGAAATGGCCATTCTCCGAATGCTTCGAAATCCTACGTAAAAGTCCGAAGTTCAATCATTATCACCAAATGAAGGCTAATGCGGCGAATGCAAATCATCCAATTTTGGCACCGCAGTCACAATCACATTCGTTCGCCGACACCGATAATTACGACACCGAATCGAACGTGGGACGCGTCGCTTTCTTCGGCGATTTTAATTCAACATCAGACCCATCTATAGCATACGCTGAAAACGGCAACGATCTGGAAAATGGTTTCGAGCCGAACGACTATGACGACCAGACACCATATGATAGTCGACAGGATCTCGATCGACGACGCGTTGAAGCACTGGAAGTATTAGCAAAGGCAGCCGAGagaaaaaatgaacttttagCCGAGTATATTGGTGCACTGAATGCAGCTACAGACGCAAAATACGTGACACAAAGCACACAACACCTAGATCCATTGTCGTTGCAAATCTTAGAACTGAAAAAGATCAAAATTCTCACGGCATTACGGAATGCAAAtacgaaacaataa
- the LOC119085356 gene encoding uncharacterized protein LOC119085356 gives MKNALIVIALAYISTVSCAQNYMIDFNNANLTTDFDRCTSYNAFRIESYQDKKLDSYRNGSETFLSNSVYGGWMCLITKSTFTLERDAKLSTAINVTSQSGTGPAIVEIRVLDMDSGMEYDMIETETTNQWKLLSNTVDKRVENAKIDVMAFVSSGATLAIEYIEITNPQQETTVGTSTEVPTEASTDASAETPIEIIVDKNWKGSLNASILFKLIFSFSNSNDTTSI, from the exons atgaaaaacgcgCTCATCGTCATAGCTCTTGCCTACATCTCAACTGTATCATGTGCGCAAAACTACATGATCGATTTCAATAACGCCAATTTAACAACTGACTTCGATAGATGTACCTCGTACAACGCTTTTAGAATCGAATCCTATCAGGACAAGAAGTTGGATTCGTACCGTAATGGTTCCGAGACGTTTTTAAGCAACTCTGTTTACGGCGGATGGATGTGTCTTATAACGAAATCGACGTTCACTTTGGAAAGAGATGCTAAGTTATCCACGGCCATCAATGTGACATCTCAGTCTGGTACTGGTCCGGCGATTGTAGAGATCCGAGTTTTAGACATGGATTCGGGCATGGAATATGATATGATAGAGACGGAAACAACTAATCAGTGGAAACTGTTGTCTAACACCGTTGATAAACGTGTCGAGAATGCTAAG ATTGACGTAATGGCTTTTGTGTCAAGTGGTGCCACTCTAGCTATTGAGTATATCGAAATTACGAATCCACAGCAGGAAACGACAGTTGGAACGTCAACGGAAGTACCTACTGAGGCATCCACTGATGCATCCGCTGAAACACCAATCGAAATTATCGTTGATAAAAATTGGAAGGGGTCTTTAAACGCGTCCATTctattcaaattgatttttagttTCTCCAATTCAAATGACACGACGagcatttaa
- the LOC119085362 gene encoding carbonic anhydrase 4-like, protein MQHTIKLAIFLSCLCALSVGLDNGRISQDDFCYEDEDCGPNSVDWKDQCKTGTRQSPINLPHVPHFQRTRRVELDFNEYYCSDEFWITDTGHTIRVTLEPEATSFGKMSGYEFSYPYIFAEIHFHWGYGSNNGSEHAIDNEYFAMEAHLVHYDAKYDNYTAAVNSGDPKGVAVVAVFIAEGSDLSYNSGFDTIATNIPKIGRNATHIRQRIDLSTFLPERGEYFYRYYGSLTTPDCNEVVEWTVVKNPIRVSPSLIQKFRNVKKSRTRRIGENVRPIQERGERIVKYLAKK, encoded by the exons ATGCAACATACCATCAAACTCGCAATATTTCTGAGCTGCTTGTGCGCTCTATCGGTGGGACTGGATAATGGACGAATTAGCCAAGATGATTTTTGTTACGAGGACGAAGATTGCGGACCTAATAGTGTGGACTGGAAAGATCAGTGTAAAACCGGAACACGTCAGAGTCCAATAAATTTGCCCCACGTACCACATTTCCAACGGACTCGGCGCGTCGAATTAGATTTTAACGAATATTATTGCAGTGATG AATTTTGGATTACCGACACCGGACACACAATTCGGGTGACCTTAGAGCCTGAGGCAACATCTTTTGGCAAGATGAGTGGCTATGAATTCAGTTACCCGTACATATTTGcggaaattcattttcactgGGGCTATGGTTCGAACAATGGCTCAGAGCATGCAATCGATAACGAGTATTTCGCAATGGAAGCACATCTTGTACATTACGACGCTAAATACGATAATTACACTGCAGCTGTGAATTCAGGTGATCCAAAAGGTGTAGCAGTGGTTGCCGTATTTATCGCAGAAGGAAGCGATTTGAGCTATAATTCTGGTTTCGACACCATTGCCACTAATATTCCCAA GATCGGTCGTAATGCCACACATATCCGTCAACGAATCGATCTATCTACATTTTTACCCGAAAGAGGAGAGTATTTCTACCGATATTATGGTTCATTGACAACGCCAGACTGTAACGAAGTTGTTGAATGGACTGTTGTAAAGAATCCGATTCGTGTGAGTCCATCACTGATTCAGAAGTTTCGCAACGTAAAGAAATCGCGGACAAGGCGTATTGGAGAGAATGTACGGCCAATTCAAGAACGCGGTGAGAGGATCGTTAAGTACTTGGCGAAAAAGTAA